One Dictyoglomus thermophilum H-6-12 DNA window includes the following coding sequences:
- the carA gene encoding glutamine-hydrolyzing carbamoyl-phosphate synthase small subunit — MRGKEAILVLETGHSFVGESFGYEGEVVGEIVFNTGMVGYPQTLTDPSYANQIIVFSYPLIGNYGVDTERLESSKIHCSGVVAREFNDYKFHWNSEKSLREFLVENKIVGIHKVDTRAIVREIRKFGTMKAIISTKEKDAFVLAKKLLKYDFSYLDLVRRVTTTVPYEINPEGDKKLALLDFGVKMGIVRELLRYNFRIKIFPAWTSFEDIKNYNPDGIVLSNGPGDPANVPYVQETIRRIMSLEKPILGICLGIQLIALSFGAKTYKLKFGHRGANHPVYHVDTRRTYITSQNHSYAIDEKTLPPGFEVNYYNLNDHTVEGIKHNSLPLVAVQFHPEASPGPWDTKFIFDEYYRLF, encoded by the coding sequence ATGAGAGGAAAAGAAGCTATTCTTGTTTTAGAGACAGGACATAGTTTTGTGGGGGAAAGTTTTGGATATGAAGGAGAAGTGGTGGGTGAGATTGTTTTTAATACAGGAATGGTAGGATATCCTCAGACCTTGACGGATCCCTCTTATGCTAATCAAATAATTGTTTTTTCTTATCCCCTTATAGGAAATTACGGTGTAGATACAGAAAGACTTGAAAGTTCAAAGATTCATTGTAGTGGAGTTGTAGCAAGGGAGTTTAATGATTACAAGTTTCACTGGAATAGCGAGAAAAGTCTTAGAGAATTTTTGGTTGAGAACAAGATAGTTGGAATTCACAAAGTAGATACCAGAGCTATAGTAAGAGAAATAAGAAAGTTTGGTACTATGAAAGCCATTATTTCTACAAAAGAAAAGGACGCCTTTGTACTAGCCAAAAAACTTTTGAAATATGATTTTAGCTATCTTGATCTTGTAAGGAGAGTTACTACTACTGTTCCTTATGAGATAAATCCAGAAGGGGATAAAAAGCTTGCTCTTCTTGATTTTGGAGTGAAAATGGGTATAGTGAGAGAACTATTGAGATATAATTTTAGAATTAAGATTTTCCCAGCATGGACTTCCTTTGAAGATATTAAAAATTATAATCCTGATGGAATAGTACTATCCAATGGGCCTGGCGATCCTGCTAATGTACCGTATGTTCAAGAAACCATAAGAAGAATCATGTCCCTTGAAAAGCCAATTCTTGGAATTTGTTTAGGTATTCAGCTTATAGCCTTGAGTTTTGGTGCTAAGACCTATAAGTTAAAGTTTGGTCATAGAGGAGCTAATCACCCTGTATATCATGTGGATACAAGAAGAACTTATATAACTTCCCAAAATCATAGTTATGCCATAGATGAAAAAACTTTACCCCCTGGCTTTGAGGTAAATTACTATAATTTGAACGATCATACTGTGGAAGGTATAAAACATAATTCTCTACCTTTAGTGGCGGTTCAATTCCATCCAGAGGCTTCTCCAGGTCCATGGGATACTAAGTTTATATTTGATGAATACTATAGACTTTTTTGA